From the genome of Streptococcus oralis:
GAAGAAGCTATTCTCTTATCTAGTTCTTCTAAACGCCATTCTTCACCAGGGAAAACACCTCCAGCTAGGAAAGCCACCGCTTGCTCATTCTTTTCCAAAAGTGGCTCAACTGCTTCTATGAAATCATTTTGTCCTTTGATAGCATTAACCCGACCAATCATGCCAATCACAAGTGCATCTTGAGCAATATCAAATTTTTCACGAATAGATGACGCATCCATTGGGTAATAGACAGTATTATCCACACCGTTATAAATCACTTTCACTTGGCTATCTTTGATAAATGGAGACTGCTTGATATGATTGGCAACCGCTTGGGACACCGTCACAATCTTGTCTGCATATCGTCCCATGAGCATATTGATAAAATCAGAAATAGCTTTGGGTTTGACGATAATCTCATGAACATGCCAAATCAAAGGTAGCTTGAACTTGCGTTTCAAATAGATGCCCTCCAAAACAGCCGCTGTATTATTGTGAACCATATCAATACTGTGTTCTTGAGCGTAGAGGGCGATTTGCTTAGCATAGAAATTATAAGAGCGAATATAGTCAACAATGCCTTTGGGATTAAAATACTTCCTTCGTAAAATCGGATAATCCAACACGCTGACCTGAGCTCCAACTTGACGCAAGGCCTCAACTAAAACACCATCATTTGGCAGGATGACGTGAACTTCAAATTCTTTGTGATCCAATCCTTTGATCAATTCCAGTAAAACCTTATCTGCTCCATACATTTCTGCACCAGCATGTAAGTATAAAATCCGTTTCATTCCCTATCCTTTAAACACTTCTTCATAATCTGACACAATCTTTTCCCATGTGAAAGCTGAGAGAATTCTTTGGCTTGACTTGAAATCCAAGTCAGCTATCACTACCTGATCAAATCCCTCTACTTTCTCAATGACGTGTGCCAACTCATCTTTTTTCCAATAAATTGCCCCGTCTTCACCAACCTCACGGTTAAACCCAACATCTAGCAACAAATTCAGTTTTGTAGATGCTAGGGCTTCCAGTAGAGAAGGGTTGGTCCCTCCAACCTCATGTCCATGGAAATAGGCAAAAGCATTTTCACGAATATACTTGAGCAATTCTTGGTCATAGACCGTACCGACAAATTTGACCCTAGGATCTTTGTCAAAACCAGTATCCTGTAACAACTGATCGTAAAATTTATTCTGCTCGACATTTGTGATGAGGACGAAGTCCTTCTTGGACTTGGACTTGATAAATTCACGAATCATGGTTTCGTAGTTGTTTTCAGGAACGAATCGTCCCACCACTAGATAATAGCCATTTTCGCTAACACCTTTTTCCTGATACCAGTTTCGAACCTTGGTATCTTCTGCCTTCAGGCTTGAAGGAGCAGTGTCTGTCCCATAGGCAATATAGGTGGTCTTTGGTTGATACTGTTTATAGTCCTCTCGAATATATTGTTCGATATTTTTACTGTCACAGACCAATAAATCAGCATGCTTGACCATGAGTTGCTCTGAGAATTTCCAGTACTTACGAACTGGTAAGCTCCATTTTGCTCGTAGCCATTCATGACCATCTGGATTTACCAGCAACCGGCCACCGATCACACGAATCTTTTTCTTAAGGCCAGAAATAAAGGGCCCGATGCGACAAGCTAGAATGTAAAAAATGGGAGACTCGTCCTTGTTTTCCTTAGCCAATTCAATAGCCTTATTGACCGCTACAACATCGTAAGCGATAGCACGAGCCGGACCAATATTAGGCACATCAATGTTGAAACAAATGGCGCCATTGTGCTCAAACTGGTCATCCGTGATGCCAGATTTAGCTGAATTTTCACGCATACAAGCAACATAGTATTGTATGTTGCTGTCTTTTTGGTATTCGGTTAATTTTTCAACAAAGGTCTCAAATCCTCCATACTTGGCAGGAATCCCCTTTGAACCAATGATATAAACTGACTGTTTCATCTCTCTCCTAACAGGACTGAAGGGCAGAAATTACTTCGCCCCATCTCTCATAAATACAACCTTAACGGTCTTCAGTAAAATTTCAATATCTTTCCAAATAGTCCAATCATCAATATAGGCTACATCTAATTTGACAACTTCATCGAAATCCTTGATCTCGCTTCGTCCACTGACTTGCCACAAGCCTGTTATCCCAGGTTTAAAACTCAAGCGACGCTTTTGTTCAGGTGTATATTTTTCATACTCATCCACTGTTGGGGGACGGGTTCCAACCAGACTCATATCTCCCATTAAAACATTCCAAAACTGCGGTAACTCATCTAGGCTGGTCTTACGAATAAAGCGACCAATTGGAGTGATACGAGGATCATCATCGACCTTAAACATGCCCCCCTGCATAGTATTTTGCGCCAAAAGTTCTTGTTTCCGCTGCTCAGCATTCACACACATGGATCTAAATTTATAGAAAGTGAAATGTCGACCATTTTTCCCAATACGCGTTTGAGAAAAAATCGCTGGCCCACCATCTTGTCGAATCATCGGAACCAAAACAATGCTCACCAAACCACAAATAATCAATCCGACAATCGAACCGACAATATCAATGAATCGTTTAGCAATGACATGACTGGTCTTATAAAATTTTGTAGAAAACGTGATAACATTAAGCCCTGCCATCCCACGAATTTTTTTATCACTACCTAGATAGTTATTAAAAGCATTCAGATTTACTGTCACGTCAATTCCCATTGTCTCAAAAAGTGAAATAAACTCCCCGATGTCGTACTCTTCACTTGGTAGATTGATAAAGACCTCATCGACAACTTCATGAGTAGCAAAGTCTAAGATGTTCTCAGCAGGTACAACGGTTAAGGTTTGATGCTGAAAATCAGGCTGGTCTAAAACACTGACCGCCACCAAATTCCAAAAAATTTCTCCCGACTCTATCAGCCTATCGATGACTTTTTCAACCCTAGAGGTCGCTGTTATCAAGAATATCTTCTTACTCCCCTTGAGATTTGGAAAGATGCGTTTTCTATAGCGTTTAATGCATAGATTCAACAAATACAACAGAATAGAGTGTATTGTCAAAAAATAAATCATTCCTCGTCTTGAGATACTAAAACGATCTTCTAAGAAAAAATTCGAAATACTGATAGCTAAAGCAAAGAACACGATATACTTTGTCGTGTTGATAAACTCTGCTAAATAACCCCTTTTAAAAAAATCATGCCCATAATCACTAATATGAAAGACAACATAATGGAGAATGTATAGAATTACCATTGAGGTATATACAATATCTGTTTCTTTAACAAAACTGAGCACATAAGCTAAAATAATGACAAGAAAACTCTGGAAAACTGCCAAAGAAATCTTCAATCCCTTTTCTTCCATAATATCTTCCCTAAACTATTTATTATTTTTTGCCATAATTCCCATAGTTTCCATATGCTCCATAGGAGCCATATTTTTCAACTGAAGTATTGAGTTTATTAAGCACAATTCCTAAGAATGGTTTGCTTGTTTGTTCGAGTTGTTCTTTAGCTTTTTGGATATCACGACGATTTGTTTCACCGGCCGCAGTTACTAAAACAGAAGCGTCACACTGCTGCGTGATAATCGCCGCATCGATAACAACTCCAATCGGAGCAGTATCTACAACGATGTAGTCAAAGTACTTGCGTAAGGTGTCAATCATGGTCGCAAAATTTTCACTTTGTAACAAAGCTGTTGGGTTTGGTGATACAGAACCCGCTTGAATGACAAACAAATTTTCAACATTGGTTTCACATAAACCTTGTGATAGGTCTGTTGTGCCTGACAAGAACTCTGTTAGGCCTGTAATCTTTTCCCGTGATTTAAAGACACCTGACATTACTGAATTACGGATATCCGCATCAATCAACAGTGTCTTATAGCCTGCACGCGCGAAAGCCCAAGCAATATTGGTAGAAGTTGTTGATTTTCCTTCTCCTGGTTTGACAGAGGTAATGGAAATCACTTTCAAGTTATTCCCACTCAATTGAATATTGGTGCGAAGGGCATTGTAGTA
Proteins encoded in this window:
- a CDS encoding glycosyltransferase family 4 protein, which encodes MKRILYLHAGAEMYGADKVLLELIKGLDHKEFEVHVILPNDGVLVEALRQVGAQVSVLDYPILRRKYFNPKGIVDYIRSYNFYAKQIALYAQEHSIDMVHNNTAAVLEGIYLKRKFKLPLIWHVHEIIVKPKAISDFINMLMGRYADKIVTVSQAVANHIKQSPFIKDSQVKVIYNGVDNTVYYPMDASSIREKFDIAQDALVIGMIGRVNAIKGQNDFIEAVEPLLEKNEQAVAFLAGGVFPGEEWRLEELDKRIASSSVVSQIHRIDYYDKTSELYNMFDIFVLPSIKPDSLPTVVLEAMACSKPVVGYNNGGIAEMVVDDKSGCLVKPNRPQELSKAISLLLDSSEKREKFGRVGYQRQKELFSLESYIKNFSEFYDNLQ
- the cps2T gene encoding beta 1-4 rhamnosyltransferase Cps2T, whose translation is MKQSVYIIGSKGIPAKYGGFETFVEKLTEYQKDSNIQYYVACMRENSAKSGITDDQFEHNGAICFNIDVPNIGPARAIAYDVVAVNKAIELAKENKDESPIFYILACRIGPFISGLKKKIRVIGGRLLVNPDGHEWLRAKWSLPVRKYWKFSEQLMVKHADLLVCDSKNIEQYIREDYKQYQPKTTYIAYGTDTAPSSLKAEDTKVRNWYQEKGVSENGYYLVVGRFVPENNYETMIREFIKSKSKKDFVLITNVEQNKFYDQLLQDTGFDKDPRVKFVGTVYDQELLKYIRENAFAYFHGHEVGGTNPSLLEALASTKLNLLLDVGFNREVGEDGAIYWKKDELAHVIEKVEGFDQVVIADLDFKSSQRILSAFTWEKIVSDYEEVFKG
- a CDS encoding sugar transferase, whose protein sequence is MEEKGLKISLAVFQSFLVIILAYVLSFVKETDIVYTSMVILYILHYVVFHISDYGHDFFKRGYLAEFINTTKYIVFFALAISISNFFLEDRFSISRRGMIYFLTIHSILLYLLNLCIKRYRKRIFPNLKGSKKIFLITATSRVEKVIDRLIESGEIFWNLVAVSVLDQPDFQHQTLTVVPAENILDFATHEVVDEVFINLPSEEYDIGEFISLFETMGIDVTVNLNAFNNYLGSDKKIRGMAGLNVITFSTKFYKTSHVIAKRFIDIVGSIVGLIICGLVSIVLVPMIRQDGGPAIFSQTRIGKNGRHFTFYKFRSMCVNAEQRKQELLAQNTMQGGMFKVDDDPRITPIGRFIRKTSLDELPQFWNVLMGDMSLVGTRPPTVDEYEKYTPEQKRRLSFKPGITGLWQVSGRSEIKDFDEVVKLDVAYIDDWTIWKDIEILLKTVKVVFMRDGAK
- a CDS encoding tyrosine-protein kinase — its product is MPTLEIAQKKLDLARKAEEYYNALRTNIQLSGNNLKVISITSVKPGEGKSTTSTNIAWAFARAGYKTLLIDADIRNSVMSGVFKSREKITGLTEFLSGTTDLSQGLCETNVENLFVIQAGSVSPNPTALLQSENFATMIDTLRKYFDYIVVDTAPIGVVIDAAIITQQCDASVLVTAAGETNRRDIQKAKEQLEQTSKPFLGIVLNKLNTSVEKYGSYGAYGNYGNYGKK